One stretch of Nicotiana tabacum cultivar K326 chromosome 18, ASM71507v2, whole genome shotgun sequence DNA includes these proteins:
- the LOC107811541 gene encoding F-box protein SKIP28, whose product MDMQISQPIPEGEEQNTAMIKTPLDSGEPPHGAMFLVLAYLPLFELLSMTQVCRSLRDALKDDILPWLNIVVEKPLNTRLSDDFLVKMTSKANSRLRVLALINCFKITDDGLLQVIASNPHISKLYLRGCTGLTIEGVLGAVKLLTKGNHKLKSLSISGIYNVKREDFETLGHLMGINQMQKKEGNKNFKYHRRSGLSTFGQESQTSIDVDICPKCGEVREIFDCPRNSCIRRKQLIECRSCFLCVPRCEECGVCTKDEEVGEAACADILCLDCWLQLPKCSFCNKAYCNQHAYQQSLYPDSSGFLCSDCKFHATQTSHD is encoded by the exons ATGGACATGCAAATTTCACAACCTATACCAGAGGGGGAAGAACAAAACACAGCAATGATAAAAACTCCTTTAGACTCAGGGGAACCACCCCATGGAGCTATGTTCTTAGTCTTGGCTTATCTCCCTTTATTTGAACTTCTGTCTATGACTCAAGTTTGCAGGTCATTAAGAGATGCTTTAAAAGATGACATACTGCCATGGCTGAATATCGTTGTCGAAAAGCCATTAAATACTCGTCTTTCTGATGATTTTCTGGTAAAAATGACGTCCAAGGCAAATAGTCGTCTGAGAGTTCTTGCTCTCATAAATTGCTTTAAGATAACGGATGATGGGCTTCTACAAGTCATTGCCAGTAATCCTCATATCAGCAAG CTCTATTTACGAGGGTGCACAGGCTTAACCATTGAGGGAGTACTTGGAGCGGTGAAGTTACTTACCAAGGGTAACCACAAGTTAAAGAGCTTAAGTATTTCTGGCATCTATAATGTGAAGAGAGAGGACTTTGAGACACTTGGTCATCTAATGGGTATAAACCAGatgcaaaagaaagaaggaaataaGAACTTCAAGTACCACAGGCGAAGCGGATTATCCACATTTGGACAAGAATCTCAGACTTCAATTGATGTAGATATCTGTCCGAAATGTGGCGAAGTAAGAGAAATCTTTGACTGTCCTAGAAATTCTTGTATAAGGAGAAAGCAGCTTATAGAGTGCAGGAGCTGCTTCCTGTGTGTCCCGAGGTGCGAAGAGTGTGGTGTATGCACCAAAGATGAAGAAGTAGGTGAAGCAGCTTGTGCAGATATACTGTGCTTGGATTGTTGGCTTCAGCTTCCAAAATGTAGTTTCTGTAACAAGGCATACTGCAATCAACATGCTTACCAGCAGTCCCTATATCCCGACTCTTCAGGTTTTCTGTGCAGTGATTGTAAATTCCATGCAACGCAAACTTCACATGATTGA